A genomic window from Streptomyces brevispora includes:
- a CDS encoding chaplin has product MRQVTRKGLITMAAAGGVLALSGGYAHADAGAAGGASNSPGVLSGNSVQIPIDVPVNVCGNSVSVVGLLNPTAGNACGNGSGGAAAGRTGTTAGTPGSHASDSRTSGSRASDDRGAGARAGTGKHRAVRNDGGGGATAEGYAQGSPGLLSGNQVQAPIDIPVNACGNSVNIVGLLNPSLGNTCENDSTPQVEVPVTPVTPVTPVTPVTPVTHEVPPPPAPHIPNTPAPQSVPQSTPQLAHTGAGGLDLLIPASAGLLLAGAGTVLYRRGRAA; this is encoded by the coding sequence ATGCGACAGGTCACGCGTAAAGGCCTGATCACCATGGCGGCGGCGGGCGGCGTGCTCGCCCTCAGTGGCGGTTACGCACACGCCGACGCGGGAGCGGCCGGCGGCGCATCGAATTCCCCGGGGGTGCTTTCAGGGAATTCGGTACAGATCCCGATCGACGTTCCGGTCAACGTTTGCGGTAACTCCGTGAGCGTTGTCGGACTGCTCAACCCGACCGCGGGAAATGCCTGCGGAAACGGTTCTGGAGGTGCGGCTGCAGGCCGGACCGGAACGACCGCCGGCACGCCGGGCAGTCACGCGTCGGACAGCCGGACCTCCGGCAGCCGCGCGTCGGACGACCGCGGCGCGGGCGCGCGGGCGGGCACCGGCAAGCACCGGGCCGTCCGCAACGACGGCGGGGGCGGGGCAACGGCGGAGGGGTACGCGCAGGGCTCGCCCGGTCTGCTCTCGGGCAACCAGGTTCAGGCCCCCATCGACATCCCCGTGAACGCCTGCGGGAACAGTGTCAACATCGTTGGCCTGCTGAACCCCAGCCTCGGCAACACGTGCGAGAACGACAGCACGCCGCAGGTCGAGGTTCCGGTCACACCGGTCACACCGGTCACACCGGTGACTCCGGTGACTCCGGTCACCCACGAGGTACCGCCGCCACCCGCACCGCACATCCCGAACACGCCGGCGCCGCAGAGCGTGCCCCAGAGCACCCCGCAGCTCGCGCACACCGGAGCGGGCGGGCTCGACCTGCTGATCCCGGCGAGCGCGGGTCTGCTGCTGGCAGGCGCGGGCACGGTGCTGTACCGCCGCGGCAGGGCCGCCTAA
- a CDS encoding LLM class F420-dependent oxidoreductase encodes MRLGINLGYWGAGMDGDNLAVAQEADRLGYDVCWAAEAYGSDAPTVLTWVAAQTESIDVGSAIMQIPARQPAMTAMTAATLDSLSGGRFRLGLGVSGPQVSEGWYGVKFDKPLARTREYVEIVRKAMTRERLSYEGQHWTLPLPDGPGKPIKLTVHPQREHIPLYIAAIGPKNLEQTGEIADGALLIFPSADHLEDTAVKHLRAGREKAGLTMEGFDVCPTLPLAIGDDVNGLADMFRPYTALYVGGMGSRKQNFYNQLAQRMGYEKEAAEIQDKYLSGDKSGAAAAVPHQLIDQTTLLGSVERIADRMQAYAAAGVTTLTLAPAGFTLDERIAALRAGTDALERSGLA; translated from the coding sequence ATGCGGCTCGGCATCAATCTCGGTTACTGGGGCGCGGGTATGGACGGGGACAACCTCGCCGTCGCGCAGGAGGCCGACCGGCTCGGCTACGACGTCTGCTGGGCGGCCGAGGCCTACGGCTCGGACGCGCCGACCGTGCTCACCTGGGTGGCCGCGCAGACCGAGTCCATCGACGTCGGCTCCGCGATCATGCAGATCCCGGCCCGCCAGCCCGCCATGACGGCGATGACCGCGGCCACCCTCGACTCGCTGTCCGGCGGCCGGTTCCGGCTCGGCCTCGGGGTGTCGGGGCCGCAGGTCTCCGAGGGCTGGTACGGCGTCAAGTTCGACAAGCCGCTGGCCCGCACCCGGGAGTACGTCGAGATCGTCCGCAAGGCGATGACCCGCGAGCGGCTGTCGTACGAGGGGCAGCACTGGACGCTCCCGCTGCCGGACGGTCCGGGCAAGCCGATCAAGCTGACCGTCCACCCGCAGCGCGAGCACATCCCGCTGTACATCGCCGCGATCGGCCCGAAGAACCTGGAGCAGACCGGCGAGATCGCCGACGGGGCGCTGCTGATCTTCCCCTCCGCGGACCACCTGGAGGACACCGCGGTGAAGCACCTGCGGGCGGGCCGTGAGAAAGCCGGCCTGACGATGGAGGGCTTCGACGTCTGCCCGACCCTGCCGCTCGCCATCGGCGACGACGTCAACGGCCTCGCCGACATGTTCCGGCCGTACACCGCGCTGTACGTCGGCGGCATGGGCAGCCGCAAGCAGAACTTCTACAACCAGCTCGCCCAGCGCATGGGGTACGAGAAGGAAGCCGCCGAGATCCAGGACAAGTACCTGTCCGGCGACAAGAGCGGTGCGGCCGCCGCCGTACCGCACCAGCTGATCGACCAGACCACGCTGCTGGGGTCGGTGGAGCGGATCGCCGACCGCATGCAGGCCTACGCGGCCGCGGGCGTCACGACCCTGACCCTGGCCCCGGCCGGCTTCACGCTCGACGAGCGGATCGCCGCGCTGCGCGCCGGTACGGACGCGCTGGAGCGGTCCGGGCTCGCCTGA
- a CDS encoding ferritin-like domain-containing protein, whose product MLSAKKLFQEILDDDESFRLFCSIAAGGESQGGWENGRIAALVPASQRALAPKITRHGADEDKHGRIFHALLRKRGLAPVEVPHETDYTMLLEQYGIGLAHEQLGREEPLAERDIITYLAHSRVTEQRASEQMRLLRRYFADHPDLGRAVRMISHDEDNHLAYCHEELLRFARSGHGRTIQSILRECALGEIRVYRDVSLAVMDHMGRILGWPRAKAAALAAGIHAVYAYERLVGWRRMVSLALPERRDALGGPAVPAPEYG is encoded by the coding sequence ATGCTCTCGGCGAAGAAGCTGTTCCAGGAGATCCTCGACGACGACGAGTCGTTCCGGCTGTTCTGCTCCATCGCCGCCGGCGGCGAGTCCCAGGGAGGCTGGGAGAACGGCCGCATCGCGGCCCTCGTACCCGCGAGCCAGCGGGCGCTGGCCCCGAAGATCACCCGGCACGGCGCCGACGAGGACAAGCACGGCCGGATCTTCCACGCCCTGCTCAGGAAGCGCGGTCTGGCGCCCGTCGAGGTCCCGCACGAGACCGACTACACGATGCTGCTGGAGCAGTACGGCATCGGCCTCGCCCATGAGCAGCTGGGGCGTGAGGAGCCGCTCGCCGAGCGCGACATCATCACTTACCTGGCACACAGCCGGGTGACCGAGCAGCGCGCCTCCGAGCAGATGCGACTGCTGCGGAGGTACTTCGCCGACCACCCCGACCTCGGCCGCGCGGTGCGGATGATCTCGCACGACGAGGACAACCACCTGGCGTACTGCCACGAGGAACTGCTGCGCTTCGCCAGGTCGGGACACGGCCGTACGATCCAGAGCATCCTGCGCGAGTGCGCACTCGGCGAGATCCGGGTCTACCGCGACGTCAGCCTCGCCGTGATGGACCACATGGGCCGCATCCTGGGCTGGCCGAGGGCCAAGGCCGCGGCGTTGGCCGCGGGAATCCACGCCGTCTACGCGTACGAGCGCCTGGTGGGCTGGCGGCGCATGGTGAGCCTGGCCCTGCCCGAGCGGCGCGACGCGCTGGGCGGGCCGGCCGTCCCGGCACCCGAGTACGGCTGA
- a CDS encoding aldo/keto reductase — MEQRHLGRTGLRVSRIGLGTLTWGRDTDEHDAAEQLKAFWEVGGTLVDTADVYGAGESEYLLGRLVENLVPRHDLVIATKAGNVLDPYRRFNGSRGHLLAALDASLDRLGTDYVDLWQLHAFDPVTPLDETLQALDLAVSSGRARYAGVSNFCGWQLAKAATWQLASPGVRTRLASTQMEYSLLQRGVEREVLPAALDLGVGLLPSSPLGRGVLTAKYRTGTPADSRGASERLAPFVEPYLDDPASRIVEAVATAADGLATTALQVALAWVRDRPGVVAPIVGARNARQLAEALSVETLSLPDEICRALDDVSAPVHRYPDQDWSTL; from the coding sequence ATGGAGCAGAGGCATCTCGGCCGCACCGGCCTTCGAGTGTCCCGGATCGGGCTCGGCACCCTCACCTGGGGCCGGGACACCGACGAGCACGACGCTGCCGAGCAGCTGAAGGCCTTCTGGGAGGTGGGCGGCACCCTGGTCGACACCGCGGACGTGTACGGCGCCGGCGAGTCGGAGTACCTGCTCGGGCGCCTCGTCGAGAACCTGGTGCCGCGGCACGATCTGGTCATCGCCACCAAGGCCGGCAACGTGCTCGATCCGTACCGCAGGTTCAACGGTTCGCGCGGACATCTGCTGGCGGCCCTCGACGCCTCGCTGGACCGGCTCGGCACGGACTACGTGGACCTGTGGCAGCTGCACGCCTTCGACCCGGTGACGCCGCTGGACGAGACGCTCCAGGCTCTGGACCTGGCGGTGTCCAGCGGGCGCGCCCGCTATGCGGGGGTGTCGAACTTCTGCGGCTGGCAGCTGGCCAAGGCCGCGACCTGGCAGCTGGCCTCGCCCGGTGTGCGGACCCGGCTGGCCAGTACGCAGATGGAGTACTCGCTGCTGCAACGGGGCGTGGAGCGCGAGGTGCTGCCGGCCGCTCTCGACCTCGGCGTGGGGCTGCTGCCGTCGTCGCCCCTGGGCCGGGGCGTGCTGACCGCCAAGTACCGCACCGGCACCCCGGCGGACTCACGCGGCGCGTCCGAGCGGCTGGCCCCGTTCGTCGAGCCGTATCTCGACGATCCGGCGAGCCGCATCGTGGAGGCCGTGGCGACCGCGGCCGACGGGCTGGCCACGACGGCCCTCCAGGTGGCGCTCGCCTGGGTGCGGGACCGGCCGGGGGTGGTGGCCCCGATCGTCGGCGCGCGCAACGCGCGGCAGCTCGCGGAGGCATTGTCAGTGGAGACGCTTAGTCTTCCTGACGAGATCTGCCGCGCGCTCGACGATGTGTCGGCGCCCGTGCACCGCTATCCCGACCAGGACTGGAGCACGCTGTGA
- the chpH gene encoding chaplin ChpH, producing the protein MIKKIVAAAAVTGGLVLAGAGMAVADSGAQGAAIGSPGVLSGNVVQVPVHVPVNVCGNTISVIGLLNPAFGNTCVNA; encoded by the coding sequence ATGATCAAGAAGATCGTCGCCGCTGCGGCTGTCACCGGTGGTCTGGTGCTCGCGGGTGCCGGCATGGCCGTCGCCGACTCCGGCGCCCAGGGTGCCGCTATCGGCAGCCCCGGCGTGCTCTCGGGCAACGTCGTTCAGGTCCCCGTCCACGTTCCCGTGAACGTGTGCGGCAACACGATCTCCGTGATCGGGCTGCTGAACCCGGCCTTCGGCAACACCTGCGTCAACGCCTGA
- a CDS encoding helix-hairpin-helix domain-containing protein, whose amino-acid sequence MTALPRGESPGPSATDDDSVVADAPVPAPAVTAPAEEAAGTDEATDEATGEATGGVGDDVADGVDDGVDDGVDNGGETAAGTGGSDGSDETAEAADDADTAAETGGSADADTTDGTDGAAAVPVLSEAEAELAAQRELLERIEKRKAEKDGPIPAGTKLSGPAADLLAAVRAVESGEKPGAAFFDSPAPAVPRRTVPAPTPVRERAPESARSPQGAAPEVVSAVAAVLAAGGAPESLAGPAAGTLGAQAADALREDPWQLLSLPGVGPEQADGFARALLGAECGPDDERRTAALVGWLLERAALQGHTALDAADVRTALAGRAVTDPDAAVQHAVAEGVVLVFQDGPEDEEAEEAAQAPEGGADADEGARAGDGREPVQVFLGLDRYALAEESLADGLARLVNACEKDADWSAAASSAPSPSAAELIRTAAAHGLVAHTGGEAARAEPAALIAAASGLGLRALGATHSVDGRHRLAEAVGDPSAAVTLAGLLAGTEGPGRDEEGAVAVDLLVVLDAPQVDVETGAMLVEALADGTRLVLSGDPGVLGSAGAGRVFADVLAARACPQVVSRTPDPGPIGELVSGIGVGELNQVAAPGREVVIVPVRDAGEAVHRTVQLVADSVPRAIGVPSSDTQVITVGHGGSAGTRALNEALKQRLNPGPGRFGGFDPGDRIAHVPAPGRTVPGVVVSADAEGLHLDCAGTPLVVPQERVEASVRHAWALSAHQAAGMRWPAVVVVLPGDAAQGLSRPWVYTAFGRGERHLSVVHGVDQALPRAVAQSPAQDRTTRLRTLLEAADG is encoded by the coding sequence GTGACTGCGCTTCCCCGGGGGGAATCCCCCGGCCCCTCGGCCACCGACGACGACAGCGTTGTCGCGGACGCCCCCGTGCCCGCCCCCGCGGTTACCGCACCTGCCGAGGAGGCCGCCGGGACCGACGAGGCGACCGACGAGGCGACGGGCGAGGCGACCGGCGGTGTTGGCGACGACGTTGCTGATGGCGTTGACGACGGCGTTGACGATGGCGTTGACAACGGCGGGGAGACGGCCGCCGGAACGGGCGGGTCCGACGGGTCCGACGAGACGGCCGAGGCAGCGGACGACGCCGACACCGCTGCGGAGACGGGCGGAAGCGCCGACGCCGACACCACCGACGGGACCGATGGCGCCGCCGCTGTCCCGGTCCTCTCCGAGGCCGAGGCGGAGCTCGCCGCCCAGCGCGAGCTGCTGGAGCGGATCGAGAAGCGCAAGGCCGAGAAGGACGGCCCCATCCCCGCCGGTACGAAGCTGAGCGGGCCGGCCGCCGATCTGCTGGCGGCCGTGCGCGCCGTGGAGAGCGGCGAGAAGCCGGGAGCCGCGTTCTTCGACTCCCCGGCTCCCGCCGTCCCCCGCCGGACCGTCCCCGCACCGACGCCGGTGCGGGAGCGGGCCCCGGAGTCCGCCCGCTCCCCCCAGGGCGCTGCGCCCGAGGTGGTCAGCGCCGTGGCTGCCGTGCTGGCCGCGGGCGGAGCTCCCGAGAGCCTGGCCGGCCCGGCCGCCGGGACACTCGGCGCGCAGGCCGCCGACGCCCTGCGCGAGGACCCCTGGCAACTGCTCTCCCTCCCCGGCGTCGGGCCGGAACAGGCCGACGGCTTCGCCCGGGCCCTGCTGGGCGCCGAGTGCGGGCCCGACGACGAGCGGCGTACCGCGGCGCTGGTCGGCTGGCTGCTGGAGCGTGCCGCACTGCAGGGCCACACCGCGCTGGACGCGGCGGACGTACGGACCGCACTCGCCGGGCGGGCGGTGACCGACCCCGACGCGGCCGTGCAGCACGCCGTCGCCGAGGGCGTCGTGCTGGTCTTCCAGGACGGTCCGGAGGACGAGGAGGCCGAGGAGGCCGCACAAGCCCCGGAAGGAGGCGCCGACGCCGACGAGGGCGCGCGGGCCGGGGACGGGCGGGAGCCGGTGCAGGTGTTCCTCGGACTCGACCGGTACGCCCTGGCCGAGGAGAGCCTCGCCGACGGGCTGGCCCGGCTGGTGAACGCCTGCGAGAAGGATGCCGACTGGTCGGCGGCCGCCTCGTCCGCACCTTCCCCCTCGGCCGCCGAGCTGATCCGTACGGCCGCGGCCCACGGACTCGTCGCGCACACCGGTGGCGAGGCGGCCAGGGCCGAGCCCGCCGCGCTGATCGCGGCCGCGAGCGGCCTCGGGCTACGGGCGCTGGGCGCCACCCACAGCGTGGACGGCAGGCATCGGCTGGCCGAGGCGGTCGGCGACCCCTCGGCGGCGGTCACGCTGGCCGGGCTGCTCGCCGGCACCGAGGGCCCCGGACGGGACGAGGAGGGGGCCGTAGCCGTCGACCTGCTCGTCGTGCTGGACGCCCCGCAGGTCGACGTCGAGACCGGTGCGATGCTGGTGGAGGCCCTCGCCGACGGGACCCGTCTGGTGCTCAGCGGCGATCCGGGTGTGCTGGGCTCGGCGGGTGCGGGGCGGGTGTTCGCCGATGTGCTGGCCGCCCGCGCGTGCCCGCAGGTCGTCTCCCGTACGCCGGATCCCGGTCCGATCGGCGAGCTGGTCTCCGGCATCGGCGTCGGGGAGCTGAACCAGGTGGCGGCGCCGGGCAGGGAAGTGGTGATCGTGCCCGTGCGCGACGCGGGCGAGGCGGTGCACCGCACGGTGCAGCTGGTCGCCGACTCGGTGCCGCGCGCCATCGGTGTGCCGTCGTCCGACACCCAGGTGATCACCGTCGGCCACGGCGGCTCGGCGGGCACCCGGGCGCTGAACGAGGCGCTCAAGCAACGGCTCAACCCCGGGCCCGGACGGTTCGGCGGCTTCGACCCCGGCGACCGGATCGCCCATGTCCCCGCACCGGGCAGGACCGTGCCGGGCGTGGTCGTCTCGGCCGATGCCGAGGGGCTGCACCTGGACTGTGCGGGGACCCCGCTCGTCGTACCGCAGGAGCGGGTGGAGGCGTCCGTGCGCCATGCCTGGGCGCTCAGCGCCCATCAGGCGGCCGGTATGCGGTGGCCCGCGGTGGTCGTCGTACTGCCCGGTGACGCGGCGCAGGGGCTCAGCCGCCCCTGGGTCTACACCGCCTTCGGCCGGGGTGAGCGGCACCTGTCGGTGGTGCACGGGGTGGATCAGGCCCTGCCGCGCGCGGTCGCCCAGTCCCCCGCGCAGGACCGCACCACCCGACTGCGCACCTTGTTGGAGGCTGCCGACGGGTGA
- a CDS encoding DUF5703 family protein has protein sequence MPEYEFVDVYVPRGVSRKETTRLLTDHAEYGHWELDRLSLHRDGSRRVRLRRRIIRQLRATW, from the coding sequence ATGCCGGAATACGAATTTGTCGACGTGTACGTACCGCGCGGGGTGTCCCGGAAGGAGACGACCCGCCTGCTGACCGACCATGCCGAGTACGGGCACTGGGAGTTGGACCGGCTGTCGCTGCACCGAGACGGCAGCCGCCGGGTGCGGCTGCGCCGACGGATCATCCGCCAGCTGCGGGCCACCTGGTGA
- the corA gene encoding magnesium/cobalt transporter CorA, translating to MRAVIVDCAIYRDGRRTDGPADFSDALDEARATGDAFLWIGLHEPTEKEFDLVSSEFGLHPLAVEDALAAHQRPKLEVYDDSLFAVIKPVAYDHENDTVSTDELMAFIGDSFVVTVRHGEAAPLAAVRRRLEADADLLKHGPTAVLYAISDAVVDHYIDVAGELQVDLEELETQVFAPTATGDSKNTAARIYTFKRQVLEFRRATGPLASPMARLASAAVPFVREQSQPFFRDVQDHLTRANEQVEGLDRLLSDILSAHLAQMGVRQNDDMRKISSWAAMAAVPTMVAGIYGMNFKHMPELRWVWAYPTVVLLMAGVVLGLYRQFKRRGWL from the coding sequence ATGCGCGCCGTGATTGTGGACTGCGCCATCTACCGGGACGGACGCCGTACCGACGGCCCCGCCGACTTCTCCGACGCCCTCGACGAGGCCCGGGCCACCGGTGACGCCTTCTTGTGGATCGGCCTCCACGAGCCGACGGAGAAGGAGTTCGACCTGGTCAGCAGCGAGTTCGGGCTGCACCCGCTCGCCGTGGAGGACGCCCTGGCCGCGCACCAGCGGCCGAAGCTGGAGGTGTACGACGACTCGCTGTTCGCGGTGATAAAGCCGGTCGCGTACGACCACGAGAACGACACGGTCAGCACGGACGAACTGATGGCGTTCATAGGCGACTCGTTCGTGGTGACGGTCCGGCACGGCGAGGCCGCGCCGCTGGCCGCCGTGCGCCGCCGGCTGGAGGCCGACGCCGATCTGCTCAAGCACGGGCCCACGGCGGTGCTGTACGCGATCAGCGACGCGGTCGTGGACCACTACATCGATGTCGCGGGCGAACTCCAGGTCGACCTGGAGGAGCTGGAGACGCAGGTCTTCGCCCCGACCGCCACCGGCGACTCGAAGAACACCGCGGCCCGCATCTACACGTTCAAGCGCCAGGTGCTGGAGTTCCGCAGGGCGACCGGCCCGCTGGCCTCCCCGATGGCCCGGCTGGCGAGCGCGGCGGTGCCCTTCGTCCGCGAACAGTCGCAGCCGTTCTTCCGGGACGTCCAGGACCATCTGACGCGTGCCAACGAGCAGGTGGAGGGCCTCGACCGGCTGCTCTCCGACATCCTGTCCGCGCATCTCGCCCAGATGGGGGTCCGGCAGAACGACGACATGCGCAAGATCTCGTCCTGGGCGGCGATGGCCGCGGTACCGACCATGGTCGCGGGGATCTACGGCATGAACTTCAAGCACATGCCGGAGCTGCGCTGGGTGTGGGCCTATCCGACGGTGGTCCTGCTGATGGCGGGCGTGGTCCTCGGCCTGTACCGCCAGTTCAAGCGACGCGGCTGGCTCTGA